Proteins encoded by one window of Elephas maximus indicus isolate mEleMax1 chromosome 5, mEleMax1 primary haplotype, whole genome shotgun sequence:
- the LOC126077247 gene encoding sodium-dependent phosphate transport protein 2B-like codes for MAFKIRFRTTMASWPELENVHADPNKCIEGATSQQSATPAKGEEAAKNASVSPVTEMDLSSFNTVPVNDASTEVEDPWDLPVLQDTGIKWSERDIKGKILCIFQGIGKFILLLGFLYLFVCSLDVLSSAFQLAGGKVAGKFLSDNVMLSNPVVGLVIGVLVTAMVQSSSTSSSIIVSMVAASLLTVRAAIPLIMGANIGTTITNTIVALMQAGDRNEFRRAFAGATVHDFFNWLSVFVLLPLESATHYLEVLTNFVVETFHFKNGEDTPDLLKVITDPFTKLIIQLDKKVIKHIAMKDETAQNKSMVKIWCHTFTNMTEMNVTVPSPENCTSPSLCFTDGFQFWTMKNVTYKENIAKCQHIFVNFNLPDIAIGAILLIISLLLLCTCLVMIVKLLNSVLKGQVAIVIKKTLNTDFPFPFAWLTGYLAIIVGAGMTFLMQSSSVFTSAMTPLIGVGVITIERAYPLTLGSNIGTTTTAILAALASPGNTLKSSLQIALCHFFFNVSGILLWYPIPIIRLPIHLAKGLGNICAEYRWFAIFYVVFLFFLVPLTVFGLSLAGWQVLVGVGVPIILLLILVVFIRLLQSHCPRVLPHKLQNWNFLPLWMHSLKPWDHLISLLTRCCQRHCCCCRVCCLLCGCPKSCEDLEEGQEHSKDIPIKASYAFDNVAMSKKAQDKVKFQVNILGTKTISSSTVF; via the exons ATGGCATTCAAAATTAGGTTCAGAACC ACAATGGCTTCTTGGCCTGAGTTGGAAAATGTCCATGCAGACCCCAATAAATGCATTGAAGGGGCCACTAGTCAGCAGTCCGCCACGCCTGCAAAAGGTGAAGAGGCCGCTAAAA ATGCCTCCGTGAGTCCTGTAACTGAGATGGATCTGTCTTCTTTCAACACTGTGCCAGTCAACGATGCATCCACAGAGGTGGAAGACCCCTGGGACCTGCCTGTACTTCAGGACACGGGGATCAAGTGGTCAG aGAGAGACATCAAAGGGAAGATTCTATGTATATTCCAAGGGATTGGGAAATTCATTTTACTTCTGGGATTTCTCTACTTGTTCGTGTGCTCCTTGGATGTCCTCAGCAGTGCCTTTCAGCTGGCTGGAG GAAAGGTGGCTGGCAAGTTCCTCAGTGACAACGTCATGCTCTCTAACCCTGTGGTGGGGCTGGTGATTGGAGTCCTGGTGACCGCCATGGTGCAAAGCTCTAGCACCTCCTCATCCATCATCGTCAGCATGGTTGCTGCCTCAC TGTTGACGGTGCGGGCTGCCATCCCCCTCATCATGGGGGCCAACATCGGAACCACTATTACCAACACCATCGTGGCGCTCATGCAGGCAGGAGACCGGAACGAGTTCCGAAG GGCTTTTGCAGGGGCCACCGTCCATGACTTCTTCAACTGGCTCTCGGTGTTTGTGCTCTTGCCCCTGGAGTCTGCCACCCATTACCTGGAGGTCCTGACCAACTTTGTGGTGGAGACCTTCCACTTCAAGAATGGTGAAGACACCCCAGATCTTCTGAAAGTCATCACAGATCCCTTTACAAAGCTCATTATCCAG CTGGATAAAAAAGTTATCAAACATATTGCGATGAAGGATGAAACAGCCCAAAACAAGAGTATGGTCAAGATTTGGTGTCACACTTTCACCAATATG ACTGAGATGAATGTCACCGTCCCTTCACCCGAGAACTGCACTTCCCCTTCCCTCTGTTTCACGGATGGTTTCCAATTCTGGACCATGAAGAACGTGACCTACAAGGAAAACATCGCCAAAT GTCAGCACATCTTTGTGAATTTCAACCTCCCGGATATTGCCATTGGTGCTATCTTGCTGATAATCTCCCTGCTGCTCCTCTGCACCTGCCTGGTCATGATTGTAAAACTCCTCAACTCCGTGCTCAAGGGACAGGTTGCTATTGTCATCAAGAAAACCCTCAACACTG ATTTCCCCTTTCCCTTTGCCTGGTTGACTGGCTACCTAGCCATCATTGTGGGAGCAGGAATGACCTTCCTCATGCAGAGCAGCTCCGTATTCACATCGGCCATGACCCCACTGATTG gcgtTGGTGTGATAACCATTGAGAGGGCATACCCACTCACACTGGGCTCCAACATtggcaccaccaccactgccatcctGGCTGCCTTAGCCAGCCCAGGCAATACCTTGAAGAGTTCACTTCAG ATTGCCTTGTGCCACTTCTTCTTCAACGTCTCTGGCATCTTGCTGTGGTACCCGATCCCGATCATCCGCCTGCCTATCCACCTGGCCAAGGGGCTGGGCAACATTTGTGCTGAGTACCGTTGGTTCGCCATCTTCTACGTGGTCTTCTTATTCTTCCTCGTCCCGCTGACAGTGTTTGGCCTCTCACTGGCTGGCTGGCAAGTgctggtgggtgtgggtgtgcCCATCATCCTCCTGCTGATCCTGGTGGTGTTCATCCGGCTCCTGCAGTCCCACTGCCCACGTGTCCTACCCCACAAACTCCAGAACTGGAACTTCCTGCCCCTGTGGATGCACTCGCTGAAGCCCTGGGACCACCTCATCTCCCTGCTCACCAGGTGCTGCCAGAGGCACTGCTGCTGCTGTCGTGTGTGTTGCCTGCTGTGTGGCTGCCCCAAGAGCTGTGAGGAcctggaggaggggcaggagCACTCTAAAGACATCCCCATCAAGGCCTCCTATGCCTTCGATAACGTGGCCATGAGTAAAAAGGCCCAGGATAAGGTCAAGTTCCAAGTTAATATCCTGGGTACGAAGACCATCTCCAGCAGCACAGTCTTTTAG